The stretch of DNA GCCGGAATTCGGCGTGTCTTCCATCTCACGCAGCAGCGCGTTCATCTCTTCCGGCTTGAGGCGTCTCCCGGCGCGGACCGAGCCGTGGCAGGCCATGGTGGCGGCGACATGCATTAAACGTCTCTCCAACGGCAGCGCCTCGTCCCATTCGGCCATGTGCTCGGCGAGATCGCGCAGCAGGCCCGCCGCATTGGCTTTGCCGAGCAGCGACGGCGTCTCGCGCACCGCGACCGCGCCAGGGCCGAAAGAATCGATCGCGAGCCCGAAGGAGCAGAGTTCCTCGGCGCGGTCCAGCAGCTTCTCGACCGTCGCCTCATCGAGTTCGACAATCTCGGGGATCAAGAGAATCTGCCGCTGCACGCCGTTCTTCGCCAGCGATGCCTTCAGCTTCTCATAGACAATGCGCTCATGCGCGGCGTGCTGGTCCACCACGATCAGTCCATCGCGGGTCTGCGACACGATATAGGTTTCGTGGATCTGTGTGCGCGCTGCGCCCAGCGGCCGGTCGAGCAAGTCGGCCGCGGGCTGTGCCTCGAAGCGCACGTCGGCGGTCGGCGCGCCGACATCGAAGGCGGCCTGTCCCGCTTCGGCGAGCACAGACGCCGCCGTGCCGCCAAACGAAGGCACGGGGTTCACCGGATAGGCCGGCGAGCTTCGCCAGTCCCAGTTGGTGGGGCGCGGCGCAAAGGAGGGACGGAACGCCGACAGCGCCGCGCCGTCGGTATTGGCGGCGGTGCGCCGGCCTTCGCGGGCGAGACCGTCTTTCAGCGCGTGCACGATCAGCGCGCGGACGAGGCCGGCGTTGCGAAACCGCACCTCGGTCTTGGCCGGATGCACGTTGGCGTCAACCTCCTGCGGCTCCAGCGTCACGAACAGCGCCACGACGGGATGACGGTCGCGCGGCAGATAATCGGAATAGGCCGCGCGCACCGCGCCCAGGATCAGCTTGTCGCGCACCGGGCGGCCGTTGACGAAGAGATATTGTCCGAGCGCGTTGGCCCGCGTCAGCGAGGGAGCGGCGGCAAAGCCCTCGACCACGACGCCTTCGCGCTCGGACCGCACTTCGATGGCGCTGGAACGGAAATCGCTTCCCAGGATATCGCCGAGCCGCGTCAGCCGCCCCGCCGCGCCGGGCAGCGCGGCGGCCCAGGTCACCGGCGCGCGTTCCTCGCCGGCCAATGTGAAGGCGATATCGGGCCGCGCCATTGCGAGGCGCCGCACCACTTCGCGGATCGCTTCGGCTTCGGTGCGGTCGGTCTTGAGGAATTTCAGCCGCGCCGGCGTCGCATAAAAGAGATCGCTGACCTCGACGCGGGTGCCTTGCGACAACGCCGCCGGCATGATCGCCGATTTCACGCCGCCTTCGACTGACAGCGACCAGGCGTGCGGCTCGCTGGCGTGGCGCGTGGTAATGCCGAGCTTCGCCACCGCGCCGATCGAGGGCAGGGCCTCGCCACGAAAGCCCAGCGTGCGAATGCGCAGCAAATCCTCGTCGTCAAGCTTGGAGGTGGCATGGCGGTCGACGGCGAGCGCAAGGTCGCCATGGGGCATGCCGCTGCCATCATCGGTGATACCGATCCGCCGCCTGCCGCCGCCATCGGTGAAAATGTCGACGCGGCTGGCACCGGCATCGATGGCGTTTTCGACCAGTTCCTTCACCACGCTCGCGGGACGTTCCACCACCTCGCCGGCGGCGATGCGGTTGATAACCTGTTCGGGGAGTTGGCGGACGGGCATGGGACGGGGGCTTGAGCGTCGATTCGAAGGCTGAACCGCTATTGTAGGCGCCCGGGGCGGCAAATGCATGGGAAGAAGCCGAAGCCATGCCCGGCTGGGGATGAAATAAGACTATCGCCTTGAAGATGCTCAGATTCGCTCTCGGCGGGTCGCTGCGGCTCGGGGTTGGACTTGGGATTGTGAGGTCGCTTTCGCCGGTATATCGTTTAGAAAAATTATAATCTGACGGGAGGGACGCCATGTGCCATTTGTTCGCGCACCAGCCTCAACGCGACTATGAATCGCAGACCCGATCGCTGCGGATGGGCGGCCATTCCACCTCGATCCGGCTGGAAATGTCGTTCTGGGACACGCTGGAGGAGATCGCGGCGAAGGAGGGGATGAGCCTGGCAAAGTTCCTTACCACGCTGCACGACGAGGTCCTCGACCACCATGGCGAGGTCAAGAATTTTGCCTCGCTGTTGCGCTGCTCCTGCCTGATCTATCGCGCCAAGAGCGCTGTCGTGCCGGAATTTCGTGACAGCGCCCCTGCCATTCTGGACGCGGCCGAATAGAGTTTCGTGCGCTGGTCAAAGCAAAGCGGCTCTGTCCCATTCCGGACAGAGCCGCTTCATTTTTGCGAGCCTAGATTTCCTTGCGCTGCATCGCGCCGGCGATGTGGTCCGCCTGCCGGATCGCCAGCGAGACGATCGTCAGTGTTGGATTGCAGGCGGCGCCACTGGTGAACTGGCTGCCGTCGGAGATGAACAGGTTCTTGACGTCGTGGGCCTGGCCGAATTTGTTCACCACGCCATCCCTGGGCCTCTCGCTCATCCGGTTCGTGCCGAGGTTATGCGTGCTCGGATAGGGCGGCGTCGGATAGGTCACGGTGGCGCCGACGGCCTCGTAGACGGCGGCACCCTGCTTGTAGGCATGATTGCGCATCGCGACGTCGTTGGGATGATCGTCGAAATGCACGCTCGCCACTGGCATGCCGAACTTGTCCTTGGCCTTCGGATCCAGCGTGATGCGGTTGGTTTCCTGCGGCATATCCTCGCCGACCAGCCACATGCCGGCCATGCGCGGATAGGACTCCATCGCGCTGGTGAAGGAGCGTCCCCACGCACCGGGGTTCAGGAACGCCGCCATGAACGGCACGCCGATCGACAGCGTCTCCATCTCATAGCCGCCGACGAAGCCGCGTTTGGCGTCGTTCTTCGCTTCGTCGCGGATGATGCCGGCCATGGTGGTGCCGCGATACATGTGCACCGACTTCTCGAACGCCGCGTACACGCTGCCGGTCATGTGCCGCATATAATTGCGGCCGACCTGCCCGGAGGAGTTGGCAAGACCGTCCGGGAACAGGCTCGAGGCGCTGTTGAGCAATAGCCGCGGGCTCTCGATCGAGTTGCCCGCCACCGCCACCACGCGCGCCTTCTGGCGCTGCATCGCGCCGCTCTGGTCGGCATAGACCACGCCGGTCACCTTGCCGGACGCGTCGTGCTCGATCTTGATCACCATGCTGTTGGGGCGTACCTCGAGATTGCCGGTCGCCTCGCCCCTGGGGATCTCGGTATAGAGCGTCGACCATTTCGCACCCGACTTGCAGCCCTGGAAGCAGAAGCCGATCTGCTGGCAGGCGCCGCGCCCGTCGCGTGGCGCGCTGTTGATCGCCATGTTGCCGGTGTGCACGGTCTTGTAGCCGAGCTTCTTTGCACCTGCTTCCATTACCTTGAAATTGTTGTTGCCGGGCAGCCCCGCAATGCCGTTGGTACGGGTGACACCCATCTTGTCCTCGGCCTTGGCGTACCACGGCTCCATTTCGGCGAGCGTGATCGGCCAATCCTGCAGATTGGCGCCCGGGATGCTGCCGTAGGTGCTCTTGACCTTGAACTCGTGCTCATCGAAGCGCAGCGACGCGCCGGCCCAGTGAGTTGTCGAACCGCCGACCGCCTTGACGATCCAGGCCGGCAGGTTGGCGAAGTCCTTGGCGACACGCCAGCTTCCGGATGTCGTGCGCATGTCCGACCAGGCGAGCTGGGCAAAGCTCTCCCATTCATCGTTGACGAAATCCTGCATCTCGATGCGCGATCCGGCTTCAAGGATAACGACCTTGACGCCTTTTTGCGCAAGCTCATTGCCGAGCGTTCCGCCGCCCGCGCCGGAGCCGACGATCACGACTACGCCGCTGTCATTCAGATCGAATTTTGCCATGTTGAATTCCTCCCTGACTGTTCGTTGCCTGTGGCCTTAAGCCTTCGGGAGCCAGTCGATGTCGGCGAAGCCGCGCTGGATGTAGCCGCCGTGCTCGGCGGAGGAGCCCTCGTAGCCGAACTTCGGCCAAACCTCTTTCTGGTTGTAGAGGGAGACGACGAGGTCGCCGCGGATCTTTTGGAAGAAGACGGTCTGCTCGATGCGCTGCAGCAGCGCGACGCGATCATTTTCCCACGCCACCTGGGCGTAAGGCACCTTGTGACGATCATTGGCTTCCTGATCCAGACGCGCGACGCCGTCATTGATCAGCGCCTTTGTGGCGGGATCTTTCGCCGCCTTGCCGTCCCACGGCTTGATCGCGGCGATGTAGTAGCTGTCGCCCAGGAAGTCGTGCGGATAGATGTCGCGCGCGACCTTCACCAGCGTCTTGAGCGTCGCCGGCGTCAGCGTGGTGGCGTCGTCGGCCCAGGCGTCGCTGACAGTCAGGCCAGTGCTGGTCGCGATCGCGACGGTCGGCACCGCCGTGGCCGCGCCCTTCAGGAAGATGCGGCGATCATATTTGCTTCGACGATCGACTTCTCTCATGGGTGTGTCCTCCATTAAACGTTTGTTGATTGCGATTAACCGAAGCGGCCGCCTCGCTGGATCACTTCGATCTTGTAACCGTCGGGGTCGGCGACGAAGAAGAAGCGTGCCAGCGTCTTGCCGTCATGCTTGAAGTCACGCAGTGGCCCGGGCGCAAGATCTTCGCGCGCGAATCTCGCGTGTTCGGCGTCGACATCATCGACGACGACCGCAAGATGGCCGTAGCCGTCGCCCAGCGAATAGGGCTCCTTGCGATCGAAATTGACGGTCAGTTCGACCTCGAACGGCGAGGACGGATGACGCAGATAGATCAACGCGAAATCCGCAAACTTGAGATGGTCGGCGACCTCGAGTCCGAAGGCGCGTGCGTAGAAGTCCAGCGACTTCGCCTCGTCGAACACGCGGATCATCGAGTGAACGGGTTTTGCCATTCAGTTCAGCTCCCTCAGATAGGCGATGATGGCGGCGCGGGTCTCCGCCTTGGGCTGGCGGTAGGCCATGTTGGAGCCCGGGACCATCGCCTGCGGATCGGCGAGATAGGTATCAAGCCTGGCGTCGTCCCAGACGAAGTCGGCCTTGGCGAAGCCGGCGGAATAGCGAAAGCCGTCCGCCTTGCCCGCCGGCTTGCCGACGATCTTGAACAGCGACGGCCCCTGGCGGGTCGGGTCGGACAGGTTGGTGGTATGGCAGGTCGCGCATTGCTGCTTGAACAGCGTCGTCCCATCCGGTGGCTTGGCGGCGGGCAGTGGCATCTGTGCACCGGCCATCGTCACGACAAGCAGCGCGGCGCAAAATCCCAGCCCGATTGCCCGTGTCGTGCGCAGCTTCGTCATGTGCTTCACCATTGGCGTGCGCAGACTGTAGGTCGCGGAAAATAGGCGGTGGTAGTAGCGGGCTGTTTCACGACAGAACAAAGCGGTCGGGCTCCAGGCCGGCCTCTCAATCTTCAGACCGCAGGTGCGAAAGCCTGACCGCCCGCGAACCGAAACCCGTGCCCGGCGGATGGCGTGAGAGCGTTTGACGGTCACGCCAAACCAGGGAGCGCGGTCCGGCCGCATCGCTGATAGCGTGTCACAGGACGATTTTGGCGGAACTTTCATGAACGGATCCACGCAGGGTTCCCGCCGCCGTATATGCGGTCTGCGTGTGGCCAAGGATTCGCAAAATTACCCCGAAATCCCTGCACGATTACCACATCGCGCGGCTTGCATGGCGGGCGCGCCGTTCGCGGATAACGACTGATCCGGCGATGAGCATGTTCGGGTTGTGAACGGTGCCTGAAGAAACCGAACTGTTCTTCGTCAACAAAACCTTGGAGAATTGGATGAAGCTAGTGAAAACCTCGGCGATCGCGGTTGCAATCTCGGCCCTGCTTGCCGGCCCTGTATTGGCGCAAGGCGCCTCATCCGACACGCAGATCCGCGGCGGTGCAAAGGGCACGACCCAGATGCAGGGCGGCGCGTCAGGCAGCATGGACGAGGACGCCACTGCGCCGGCGGGCGCCGCCAACCAGAGGGCCGGCGCGAAGAGCGGGACGAAGGGCACTGTCGGAGCCGGCAGCGGCACGCCCAAGACGACCGGCGGGGCGACTACCCCTCCAGCGACCGGCAAATAGACGCTCCCCGGAGGACACCCGTCTCCTCCACCGGGGTTGCCCTCCAAACAGAACTCCGGCCGCGATAGCGGCCGGAGTTTTTTTGTGCATTTTTTTGTGCCTTGGCCCGAGTTCCGCGAACCGAAAGCCCGACTGGACGGCTCTATCTGACGAGAACGCGATGAAGTTCTCTCGCTGAAATCAAAGGAGCTGTTATGTTTTACCGCAAGAATTTGCCGGGCTGGGAGCGGGCGATGCGGACGATCGGGGGCGTTGTGATGATCGCGTACGGGCTGCTCGGCATGCCCGGTACGATGGCCGGCTATTTGATCGCGGGCACCGGCGTGGTCGCGATTCTAACCGGCTTTTTCGGCTTTTGCCCGATGTGCGCGATGATCGGCCGGAGGCTTCCTTCGCCATGACCGCGCTGGCCGGTGCGGGGCGTTGCGACCCCTCGCTGATCGAGGCCGCGCGCGGCGGCGACGCCGATGCGCTGGCCTCGCTGATCGCGGTAGCCCAGCCCGACATCCGCCGCTATGCCGCGCGCAATTGCCGCGCGGCCGATATAGATGACGCGGTTCAGGAAACGCTCTTGCTGCTGTACCGCCGGGTCGGCACGCTGCGCGCGGTGACGTCGCTCTCGGCCTGGCTGTTTGCGGTGGCGCGCCGTGCCTGTCTTCGCCTGCTGCGCCGGACGGCGGGAACGGCGGACGCTTCGGCCGACGATGCGGAAATGCGTCTGGCGCATCTTAGGCCCGAAGAAATTCGCATCGACCTTTCCCGCGCCATCCAGTCGCTGCCCGATCACTACCGCGAGGTGATCCTGCTGCGCGATATCGAGGAATTGTCGATCGACGAGATCGTGGGCGTTCTTGGGCTGACGCGCGAGAGCGTCAAGGCGCGCATTCATCGCGCGCGATTGATGATCCGGGAATATCTGATCCGGGACTGATGGAGAGCGTTTTCAAGCGAAGTGGATACCGGTTCGCGTCAAGAAAACGCGTCAATCAAAAGATTGGCGGCAGCCCTTAATCGTCGAAGCGCGCGGTGTTGCGCTTCGCCTTGACGTCGCTGCGGCGCTTCTTGCCTTCCAGCCGCCGCTGCTTCGATCCGAAGGTCGGCTTGGTCGCTCGCCGCGGCGTGGGGCGGATCATGGCTTCGCGCAGCATTTCGAGCAGGCGGTCGATGGCGTCGGCGCGGTTGCGCTCCTGGGTGCGGAAGCGCTGGGCGTGGATCACGATCACGCCTTCCTTGGTCATGCGCTGGCCGGCAATCCGGTTCAGCCGCAGGGCTGCGTCCTCCGGCAGCGTGACCCTGCGCGTATCGAAGCGGAGCTGGGCTGCTGTCGCGAGCTTGTTGACGTTCTGCCCGCCCGGGCCGGAGGCGCGGACGAAGCCGATCTCGATGTCGCTGTCGTCGATCGTGAGGTCGCGGGAAACCCGCAGCATGGCGTTCACCAAAGTCGTCGTGCCCGGGCAGTAGCGCGAAGCGCGCCTTCGCGCTAGATGTCCCGGGCATCCACGTTCTCATAGCACAGCATCATGAAAGACGTGGATGGCCGGGCACAGGCGAGCGGAAGCGACGCCGTCCTTCGGACGGCTAGGCCCGGCCATGACGGAGAAAATGCGTCAGTTCGCCTTTGGCGGCGCCACCACCGGCTGGGCGGCGGCCTGCGGGGCGCGGCCGACGATGACGGTCAGCAGGCCCTGGCCCCACAGCTTCTGCGCGGCCTTTTTGGCATCGTCGAGCGTCACGGCGTCGACGAGGGCGTTGCGCTTTTCGATGTAGTCGATCGGCAGCTTGTCGAGCTGGTACTGCAGCAGCGCCTGCGCGAGCTTGGAGGAGGTATCGAGCGCCAGCATCTGCGAGCCCTTCAGGTAGGACTTGGCCTCGTCCAGCTCCTTCTGGGTCGGGCCTTCCTCGGCGATGCGGCGGATTTCCTTCTCGATGGCGTCGACGGTTTCGCCGGCGCGGTCGGCGCGGGTGCCGGTGTTGCCGATGAAGAGCGCGGAGCGATCCATCCAGAGCAGCGATTCATAGACCGAATAGGCGAGGCCGCGCTTTTCGCGCACCTCCTTGTAGAGCCGCGACGACAATCCGCCGCCGCCCAGGATGTGGTTCACGACATAGGCGGCCATGAAATCCGGATCGTGCCGGCGAATGCCGGGGCCGCCGAACGTCACCACGGTCTGCGGCACGTCGAGCGGCACAAACGCGCGCTGCGGCGGCTTGGTGGCCTCGACCTCGGCGATCTGCGTCAGGCTGGCCTTGGCCGGCAGTCCGCCGAATGTCTGGTCCAGCAGCTTGCCGAGCGTGTCGGCGTCGACATCGCCGACCACGGCGATGCGCAAGTTATCCTTGGCGATGATGCGGCGGACGTAATCCTTCATGTCGGCGACGTCGATCTTCGGCACGCTGTCGAGCGTGCCGTTGGCCTGCCTGCCATAGGGATGATCGCCGAAGGCCACTTCAAGGAATTTGCGGCTCGCCAGCGAGGTCGGGTTGGTGGTGTCGCGCCGCAGCCCGGAGAGCACCTGCGCGCGAATGCGCTCGACGTCGGTGGCGTCGAAATGCGGCGAGGTCAGCGCCAGATGCAGGAGGCCAAAGGCCTCGTCCTTGTTGTCCTTGAGCATGCGCAGCGAGCCGCGGAAATAATCCCGGGTCGACGAGAAGCTCAGTTCGATAGCGCGGCGCTCGAGGCGCTCGTGAAAGGTTTTGGAATCGAGATCGCCGGAGCCCTCGTCGAGCAGGCCGGCGACCATGTTGCCGACGCCGGACTTGCCTGATGGGTCCTGGGCGGCGCGCCGCCGCCGAAGGCATATTCCATCGCGATCAGGGGCACGGTGGCGTCCTGCACGAACCACGCCTCGATGCCGCCAGGCGAGACCAGCCGCTGGATCTTTGCCGCGGCGTGCGACGGCGTCGCCGCCAGCAACACCAGCACGGCGCCGGCGATCAGGCCGGATGCGAGGCGCTGCGCGCCAATCGAAAAACGGATCACGAGCGCTTCTCCTCGCGTTTCGGCGCGGCATCCTTGATCAGGTAGCCGGTCACCGAGCGTTTGTTGTCGAGCCATTTCTGCGCGGCGTCGCGCACCTGTTCGGCAGTGACGGCGCGAATCCGGTCCGGCCAGCTCCTGATGTCGTCGATCGAAAGCCCCGTGGTCAGCGCGCCGCCATACCAGCGCGCCAGCGTGGCCTGATTGTCCTGGGCGTAGATCGCTTCCGCAATCAACTGGGTCTTGACCCTCTCGAGATCCTCGGCGCGGGCGGGATTCTGGATGACGTCGGCAATCACGCCGTCGATCGCCTGCTCTACTTGCGAAAACTCGACGCCGGGCTTTGGCGAAACCGAGATCGAGAACTGCGAGGGATCCAGCGAAGTGCCCTGGTACCCGGCGCCGGCGCTGATCGCGAGCGGACGGTCGATCACCAGCGCGCGGTAGAGATAGGAGTTGGAGCCGCCGCCCATCAATTGTGCCAGCACGTCGAGCGCGGGGCCTTCGCCGGCTGCAGCCGTCGTGGAGGAGGGGACGAGATAATAGCGCCGCAGGCTGGTCTGCTCGACGCGCGGATCGGACAGCGTCACCGTGCGCGGCGCGGCAGGCACCGGCTCCTGCGGACGGACGCGATGCGCTGATATCGCGGGCTGCGCCGGAATGCCGCCATAGGCCTTTTCCACCATCGGGCGGACTTCCTTGGCGTCGACATCGCCCGCGATCACCAGGATCGCGTTGTTCGGCGCGTAGAAACGCTTGTAGAACGCCAGCGCATCCTCGCGGTCGAGCTTCTCGATCTCCTGGCGCCAGCCGATGATCGGCCGGCCATAGGGATGGTTGAGATACAGCGCCGCCATGATCTGCTCGGTCAGCCGCGCGTCCGGATTGTTGGCGACGCGCATGTTGAACTCTTCCAGCACGACGTCGCGCTCGGGAAGTACATTCTCATCCTTGAGGATGAGGCCGGTCATGCGGTCGGCCTCGAACTCCATCATTTTCGCCAGCTGCTCGCGCGGCACGCGCTGGAAATAGCCGGTGTAGTCGAGTGAGGTGAAGGCGTTTTCGTTGCCGCCGATCCGCAGCACGGTCTGGGAGAATTCACCGGCGGGGTGTTTGGCCGTGCCCTTGAACATCAGATGTTCGAGGAAGTGCGCCAGTCCCGATTTGCCCGGCGTCTCGTCGGCGGAGCCTACCTTGTACCAGATCATCTGCGTGACGACGGGGGTGCGGTGATCCGGGATCACGACCACCTGCAGGCCGTTGTCGAGGGTGAAGCTGGCGGGACGCTCCGACGTGACCGTGGTCTGGGCGAATGTGCTGCCGGCAGAGAAAGCGAACGTCGAGATGAAGGCTGCAACGAGAGCGGCGGCAAAACGGTGTGAGGACATCATGACCTATCTGGCGCGCATGCCGCAAAGCTGGTGACCGGTCCTGCGACAGGAATTCGCGCAAACGTTAGAAGTAACCCGACAAAACCGTTCGGGATCAAGCCGCGGCATCGTACACCGCGCCGGCACCAGCAATCGTCACGAAGGCGAGAGATCAGCTTAACTAATCGCCATACTTAACTAATCGCCATACTTGCCCTTGGCCGGGTTGTATTCCTTGTTGAGCGATTCCTTCGGCCCGGTGCCGTAGGCATAATTCGGCGACGGCGTCTGGTAGCCGGGCGGAGGCTGGGTCAGCGAATCCCGCGTCGGCTCTTCCTTGAACGGGGCCGTCTCGGTCTTGTTGCCGCCGAACAGGCCACTGAAGCCGCCGCTATAGCCGAGCTGCGAAGGGCTCAGGATTGGATTGTTGTTCGAGGTGCCGGGTTGCACCGGATCGTTGTCCTTGCGCGAGGGCGCCGCGGTCTTGCCCACCGCGAGTTCGGCCGGTGTCAGGATGCGGGCCGCTTCGCGCGGGTCCTTGTTCTCTTTCTTGCGCGCCGCGATCGCTGCCTTGCGGCGCTGCTCGTCGGGATCCTTTGGCCAGTTCGGCGCCTTCACTTCGGCCGCGGTCCCAGCCGGCGGCGGCAAATCGAGCTTGG from Bradyrhizobium sp. AZCC 1693 encodes:
- a CDS encoding ribbon-helix-helix domain-containing protein, with protein sequence MCHLFAHQPQRDYESQTRSLRMGGHSTSIRLEMSFWDTLEEIAAKEGMSLAKFLTTLHDEVLDHHGEVKNFASLLRCSCLIYRAKSAVVPEFRDSAPAILDAAE
- a CDS encoding M16 family metallopeptidase; this encodes MMSSHRFAAALVAAFISTFAFSAGSTFAQTTVTSERPASFTLDNGLQVVVIPDHRTPVVTQMIWYKVGSADETPGKSGLAHFLEHLMFKGTAKHPAGEFSQTVLRIGGNENAFTSLDYTGYFQRVPREQLAKMMEFEADRMTGLILKDENVLPERDVVLEEFNMRVANNPDARLTEQIMAALYLNHPYGRPIIGWRQEIEKLDREDALAFYKRFYAPNNAILVIAGDVDAKEVRPMVEKAYGGIPAQPAISAHRVRPQEPVPAAPRTVTLSDPRVEQTSLRRYYLVPSSTTAAAGEGPALDVLAQLMGGGSNSYLYRALVIDRPLAISAGAGYQGTSLDPSQFSISVSPKPGVEFSQVEQAIDGVIADVIQNPARAEDLERVKTQLIAEAIYAQDNQATLARWYGGALTTGLSIDDIRSWPDRIRAVTAEQVRDAAQKWLDNKRSVTGYLIKDAAPKREEKRS
- a CDS encoding YgaP family membrane protein, encoding MFYRKNLPGWERAMRTIGGVVMIAYGLLGMPGTMAGYLIAGTGVVAILTGFFGFCPMCAMIGRRLPSP
- the arfB gene encoding alternative ribosome rescue aminoacyl-tRNA hydrolase ArfB, whose protein sequence is MLRVSRDLTIDDSDIEIGFVRASGPGGQNVNKLATAAQLRFDTRRVTLPEDAALRLNRIAGQRMTKEGVIVIHAQRFRTQERNRADAIDRLLEMLREAMIRPTPRRATKPTFGSKQRRLEGKKRRSDVKAKRNTARFDD
- a CDS encoding GMC family oxidoreductase, whose protein sequence is MAKFDLNDSGVVVIVGSGAGGGTLGNELAQKGVKVVILEAGSRIEMQDFVNDEWESFAQLAWSDMRTTSGSWRVAKDFANLPAWIVKAVGGSTTHWAGASLRFDEHEFKVKSTYGSIPGANLQDWPITLAEMEPWYAKAEDKMGVTRTNGIAGLPGNNNFKVMEAGAKKLGYKTVHTGNMAINSAPRDGRGACQQIGFCFQGCKSGAKWSTLYTEIPRGEATGNLEVRPNSMVIKIEHDASGKVTGVVYADQSGAMQRQKARVVAVAGNSIESPRLLLNSASSLFPDGLANSSGQVGRNYMRHMTGSVYAAFEKSVHMYRGTTMAGIIRDEAKNDAKRGFVGGYEMETLSIGVPFMAAFLNPGAWGRSFTSAMESYPRMAGMWLVGEDMPQETNRITLDPKAKDKFGMPVASVHFDDHPNDVAMRNHAYKQGAAVYEAVGATVTYPTPPYPSTHNLGTNRMSERPRDGVVNKFGQAHDVKNLFISDGSQFTSGAACNPTLTIVSLAIRQADHIAGAMQRKEI
- a CDS encoding gluconate 2-dehydrogenase subunit 3 family protein, with the translated sequence MREVDRRSKYDRRIFLKGAATAVPTVAIATSTGLTVSDAWADDATTLTPATLKTLVKVARDIYPHDFLGDSYYIAAIKPWDGKAAKDPATKALINDGVARLDQEANDRHKVPYAQVAWENDRVALLQRIEQTVFFQKIRGDLVVSLYNQKEVWPKFGYEGSSAEHGGYIQRGFADIDWLPKA
- a CDS encoding VOC family protein, whose protein sequence is MAKPVHSMIRVFDEAKSLDFYARAFGLEVADHLKFADFALIYLRHPSSPFEVELTVNFDRKEPYSLGDGYGHLAVVVDDVDAEHARFAREDLAPGPLRDFKHDGKTLARFFFVADPDGYKIEVIQRGGRFG
- the mutL gene encoding DNA mismatch repair endonuclease MutL → MPVRQLPEQVINRIAAGEVVERPASVVKELVENAIDAGASRVDIFTDGGGRRRIGITDDGSGMPHGDLALAVDRHATSKLDDEDLLRIRTLGFRGEALPSIGAVAKLGITTRHASEPHAWSLSVEGGVKSAIMPAALSQGTRVEVSDLFYATPARLKFLKTDRTEAEAIREVVRRLAMARPDIAFTLAGEERAPVTWAAALPGAAGRLTRLGDILGSDFRSSAIEVRSEREGVVVEGFAAAPSLTRANALGQYLFVNGRPVRDKLILGAVRAAYSDYLPRDRHPVVALFVTLEPQEVDANVHPAKTEVRFRNAGLVRALIVHALKDGLAREGRRTAANTDGAALSAFRPSFAPRPTNWDWRSSPAYPVNPVPSFGGTAASVLAEAGQAAFDVGAPTADVRFEAQPAADLLDRPLGAARTQIHETYIVSQTRDGLIVVDQHAAHERIVYEKLKASLAKNGVQRQILLIPEIVELDEATVEKLLDRAEELCSFGLAIDSFGPGAVAVRETPSLLGKANAAGLLRDLAEHMAEWDEALPLERRLMHVAATMACHGSVRAGRRLKPEEMNALLREMEDTPNSGQCNHGRPTYVELKLSDIEKLFGRR
- a CDS encoding c-type cytochrome, which encodes MPLPAAKPPDGTTLFKQQCATCHTTNLSDPTRQGPSLFKIVGKPAGKADGFRYSAGFAKADFVWDDARLDTYLADPQAMVPGSNMAYRQPKAETRAAIIAYLRELN
- a CDS encoding RNA polymerase sigma factor is translated as MTALAGAGRCDPSLIEAARGGDADALASLIAVAQPDIRRYAARNCRAADIDDAVQETLLLLYRRVGTLRAVTSLSAWLFAVARRACLRLLRRTAGTADASADDAEMRLAHLRPEEIRIDLSRAIQSLPDHYREVILLRDIEELSIDEIVGVLGLTRESVKARIHRARLMIREYLIRD